One window of the Acaryochloris sp. CCMEE 5410 genome contains the following:
- a CDS encoding S9 family peptidase, which yields MHPLPRTVSLMFMASFIGLTPTSVGFAAESPSPQTSLPPLIDRELFFSDPEISGAQLSPDGQFLAFQKPLKGVINVWVKGINEPMSAARPVTADATRPIMIYFWSADGRYILYGQDKGGNENFRLYAVDPKTVGGQTQARDLTPFEGVTAQVYAVPKRTPNEVIIGLNDRNPQVHDVYRLNLTTGERTLLIQNDQNIAGWVTDLEGKVRLAARQTLENGNELLKVENGKLTPLYSCKVEETCAPIRFHPDGQRVYLRTNRNVNFTRLELLNVDTQQSQPVESDPENQVDFGGALFSQATDELVATYYVGDRRRVYPKTDQLTADLKFLRQQLPKLELSIGSVTRDDRLALINAQSDVNPGTTYLFDRQAQSLKKLYDVRPELPSQHLAPRQPIRYQGRDGQEIPAYLTLPKGVEPKNLPVIVFPHGGPWARDYWGYDGAAQFLANRGYAILQPNFRGSTGYGKAFLNAGNEQWGTGIMQHDLTDGVQYLIDQGIADPKRVGITGTSYGGYATLAGLAFTPELYAAGASVVGPSNIMTLLNSIPPYWAPMKSMFALRVGDPKDPADQDRLKAQSPLFSAQNIQAPLLVIQGANDPRVKQAESDQIVAALRDLGRPVDYLIAPDEGHGFRKEINLLTMTASLERFFAQHLGGRYQKELSPELQTNIEALTVDIKTVQ from the coding sequence ATGCATCCCTTACCGCGCACCGTTAGCCTAATGTTTATGGCTAGCTTTATAGGACTGACCCCCACTTCTGTCGGCTTCGCGGCGGAAAGCCCCAGCCCTCAGACCAGCCTTCCTCCCCTGATCGACCGCGAGCTGTTTTTCTCCGATCCAGAGATTTCCGGTGCCCAACTGTCCCCGGATGGTCAATTTCTGGCCTTCCAAAAACCCCTGAAGGGGGTGATTAATGTCTGGGTCAAAGGCATTAACGAACCGATGTCTGCTGCTCGCCCTGTAACGGCCGATGCTACCCGCCCGATTATGATCTATTTCTGGAGTGCGGACGGTCGCTATATTCTCTACGGTCAGGATAAAGGGGGCAATGAAAATTTCCGGCTCTATGCCGTTGACCCCAAAACTGTCGGTGGCCAAACCCAAGCTCGCGACCTCACCCCGTTTGAGGGGGTGACGGCCCAGGTTTATGCCGTGCCGAAACGGACCCCCAATGAAGTGATTATTGGCCTCAATGATCGTAATCCACAGGTCCATGATGTCTATCGCCTCAATCTCACCACGGGAGAGCGGACCCTCCTGATCCAAAACGATCAGAATATTGCGGGCTGGGTCACGGACTTAGAGGGCAAGGTTCGCCTGGCGGCTCGCCAAACCCTTGAGAACGGCAATGAACTTCTCAAGGTTGAAAACGGCAAGCTCACCCCCCTGTATTCCTGCAAGGTTGAAGAGACCTGTGCCCCGATTCGCTTTCACCCAGACGGCCAGCGGGTTTATCTGCGCACCAATCGAAATGTGAATTTTACCCGACTGGAGCTGCTCAATGTGGACACTCAGCAGAGCCAACCCGTCGAATCCGATCCTGAAAATCAGGTGGATTTTGGGGGTGCATTATTCTCCCAGGCCACGGACGAGCTGGTTGCCACCTATTACGTGGGCGATCGTCGTCGCGTCTATCCCAAAACAGATCAGCTCACTGCGGATTTGAAGTTTTTGCGCCAGCAACTGCCTAAGCTGGAGCTATCCATTGGGTCGGTCACTCGGGATGATCGATTGGCACTGATTAATGCCCAAAGTGATGTAAATCCCGGAACCACCTATCTGTTTGACCGCCAGGCTCAAAGCCTGAAAAAGCTCTATGATGTTCGCCCAGAGCTGCCCAGTCAACACTTAGCCCCTCGCCAACCGATTCGCTACCAAGGCCGCGATGGCCAAGAGATTCCAGCCTATCTGACCTTACCCAAAGGTGTTGAGCCCAAGAATCTCCCAGTGATTGTGTTTCCCCACGGTGGCCCTTGGGCGCGGGATTACTGGGGTTATGACGGTGCCGCCCAGTTCTTGGCCAATCGCGGCTATGCCATTTTGCAGCCTAACTTTCGCGGGTCGACGGGCTATGGTAAGGCGTTTCTCAATGCGGGCAATGAGCAATGGGGAACCGGCATTATGCAGCATGATCTGACGGATGGCGTCCAGTATCTGATTGACCAGGGCATTGCGGATCCAAAGCGGGTCGGCATTACCGGGACTTCCTATGGGGGCTATGCGACGTTGGCTGGGTTGGCCTTTACCCCTGAACTGTATGCAGCAGGGGCTTCGGTAGTTGGTCCCTCTAATATCATGACCCTGCTCAATTCCATTCCTCCCTACTGGGCGCCGATGAAATCTATGTTTGCCCTCCGGGTCGGTGATCCAAAGGATCCAGCCGATCAAGACCGTTTGAAAGCTCAGTCGCCGCTGTTTTCGGCTCAGAATATTCAAGCGCCGCTGTTAGTGATTCAAGGTGCCAATGACCCTCGGGTGAAACAGGCCGAGTCAGATCAGATCGTAGCGGCCTTAAGAGACCTCGGTCGCCCTGTGGACTATCTGATTGCCCCAGATGAAGGCCATGGTTTTCGGAAAGAGATCAATCTGTTAACCATGACTGCCTCTCTGGAACGCTTTTTTGCCCAGCATCTCGGCGGCCGCTATCAGAAGGAGCTGTCTCCTGAGCTGCAAACCAATATTGAAGCTCTGACGGTGGATATTAAGACGGTACAGTAA
- the blaOXA gene encoding class D beta-lactamase, with the protein MVNHVDKKLGYCVARCLAIASLSLTAILWGESSVAAPPKLAQQTISLAQPFQDLKVNGSILIYDLKRNRTYQYNPARNTQPFLPASTFKILNSLIALETGVIANDLALLTWDGVERSFPTWNRDLNLQTAFKVSAVWFYQVLARRIGFQRMQQWVTKVGYGNQSIGKADEIDTFWLTGELRISPTEQIQFLQRLYGNELPFSESAIATVKQIMIVEQTPEYTIRAKTGWALQPGIGWYVGYVEQNDNVYFFATNLDIGDQKDLPARAEVTRRSLKALNLL; encoded by the coding sequence ATGGTTAACCACGTCGATAAAAAACTGGGGTATTGTGTTGCCCGGTGTTTGGCAATCGCAAGTTTATCTTTAACCGCCATCCTCTGGGGCGAATCGTCTGTTGCAGCTCCCCCCAAGTTGGCCCAGCAGACTATTTCCCTGGCCCAGCCTTTTCAAGATCTCAAGGTCAACGGCTCGATTTTGATTTACGACCTCAAACGCAACCGTACCTATCAGTACAATCCGGCCCGTAATACCCAGCCGTTTTTACCTGCATCCACCTTCAAAATTCTCAACTCCCTGATTGCCCTAGAAACAGGGGTGATTGCCAACGACCTCGCCCTTCTGACCTGGGATGGGGTAGAACGCAGTTTCCCCACCTGGAATCGAGACCTGAATTTGCAAACCGCGTTTAAGGTATCGGCGGTCTGGTTTTACCAGGTATTAGCGCGTCGCATTGGCTTTCAGCGGATGCAGCAATGGGTGACTAAAGTTGGCTACGGCAATCAATCCATTGGCAAGGCCGATGAGATAGATACCTTTTGGTTGACGGGGGAGTTGCGGATTTCACCGACGGAACAGATTCAGTTTCTCCAGCGTTTGTATGGCAATGAACTACCCTTTTCAGAATCTGCGATCGCAACGGTGAAACAGATCATGATTGTGGAGCAAACACCCGAATATACGATCCGAGCGAAGACGGGTTGGGCACTGCAGCCTGGCATTGGTTGGTATGTCGGCTATGTCGAGCAAAATGACAATGTCTATTTCTTTGCCACCAATCTCGATATCGGTGATCAGAAAGATTTACCCGCTCGGGCAGAAGTAACGCGTCGCAGTTTGAAAGCTTTAAATCTGCTGTAG
- the tnpA gene encoding IS200/IS605 family transposase — protein sequence MSPKKLNHTTWDCKYHIVFIPKRRRKVIYGSLRIRLGVLFRELAEQRGVEILEGHLLPDHVHMCMSIPPKHPVSGVVGFMKGKSAIAIARQFMGKRRNYSGESFWAHGYYVSTVGLDEGVVRAYIRNQEIEDERIEQLNLPMS from the coding sequence ATGTCACCTAAAAAGCTAAATCATACGACTTGGGATTGCAAATATCACATTGTATTCATTCCTAAGCGTCGTCGGAAAGTTATATATGGTAGTCTTCGCATTCGCTTAGGCGTTTTATTTCGGGAGCTGGCGGAACAACGTGGTGTTGAAATTTTGGAAGGTCATTTGTTGCCAGATCATGTTCACATGTGTATGAGTATTCCACCAAAGCATCCGGTCTCAGGGGTGGTGGGTTTTATGAAGGGTAAGAGTGCCATAGCGATAGCGCGTCAATTTATGGGAAAGCGTCGGAATTATTCAGGCGAGAGCTTTTGGGCGCATGGTTATTATGTGTCGACTGTTGGTTTGGATGAAGGAGTAGTTCGTGCCTACATTCGGAACCAAGAGATAGAGGATGAGCGAATAGAGCAGTTAAACCTACCGATGAGTTGA